The genomic stretch CCAGATCCAAAAACTAATCTATGTTGTGATCCTCgctcgacgcaagctgcagcattatttTCTCAGCCATccgatcacggtggtctcgtccttcccgctGGGCAATATCATCTAGAATCGAGAGGCCACTGGGAGGATCGCCAACTAGTCAGTCGAGCTCATGGGGGAGACACTCACCTATGCGCCTCGCAAAGCCATCAAGTCCCAAGCACTGGTAGATTTCATCGTAGAATGGACAAATATCCAGCTTCCCCCGGCTTTTCATGAAGACAGGGGCGGGGGCAGGCCTGcttttcatctcacccctcggtgTCCATACGAGGTATGTCATCCGAATACATTTTGCCGCGTCCAACAACGTTGCAGAATACGAGGCGCACTTCAACGGGCTaaggatcgccatcgagctaggggtCCGATGCCTCAACATTCGAGGTGACTCTCAGCTGGTCATCGATCAGGTCATGAAAGCCTCGaactgccatgacccaaaaatggaagcttaCTGCAAGGAAGTACGCAAGCTTGAGGACAAGTTCCAAGATCTCGAGCTCATTCACATCGCATGGTGATATAATGAAGCGGCCGACAAGCTTGCCAAGATTGCGTCCACTCGAGGCACTGTCCCACCGGACGCGTTCTCAAAAGACCTGCTTGAACCATCTGTCGACCTAGGCTTGGCGGCTGGCATCGAAACCTCCACCGTCGAGCCCCCCAACACAATCGAGGCCCTACTGACGACCGTAGAGGTAATGGAGGTCGAGCAAACTCCTCAACGCcccggtcgaccgtttgacTAGCGCACACCTTTCCTCGACTACCTGATCCGGCGCAAATTACCAGAATATTGAGCTGAGGCCCATCGTATCGCTCGACAGGCCAAATCAAACGTAGTCTATGGCAGAAGCAAAGAACTGTACCGATGGAGCCCGACGAggatcttgcagcgttgcatcactatAGAAGAAGGTCAAAAGCTCCtcaaggatctacactcgggggcttgtggccaccatgggaCTCCAAGAGCCCTCGTTGGCAacaccttccgacaaggcttctacggGCCAACTGCCATCGCCGATGCTATCGAGATCGTTTGTTCATGCCAcaggtgccaattctacgccaagcaaacCCATCTCCCTGCTCACGCTctacagatgatccccatcacttggCCATTCGCGGTATGGGTCCTCAACCTCGTGGGTCCTCTCCAAAGGGCggcaggagggtacacccacctgttggtggccattgacaaattctccaagtggatcgaggctcgacccatcacaaacTTTCACTCCGAGCAGGctatcctcttcttcaccgacataatccaccggtttgggatacccaacgtcatcatcaccgacaatggcacaCAGTTCACTGGCAAAAAGTTCCTAGACTTCTGTGACcgacatcacatccgtgtgaactggtctgcagtagctcaCCCTCAAACCAACGGCCAAGTCGaatgtgccaacggcatgattttgcaagggctcaagcccagaatctacaaccggttgaagaagtttggcaataaatgggtcgaggagctctcctcggtcctatggagcttaagaacAACGCCAAGCAGAGCCATGAattacaccccattcttcatggtctatggctcggaGGTTGTGCTTGCAACACATCTCAAGTATGGGTAACCTTGACTCAAAGCCTACAACGAGTAGACAAAcaaggagactcgagagaacgtggtcgaccaactcgaggaagctagagacatggccctcctcaactcagcAAGATATcaacagaagcttcgacgctaccacgacaagcacatacgcaagagggacctgattgtgggcgacctcgtcctacgttggcggcaaagcaatcaaggacgccacaagctgaatccaccttgggaaggcccatacgtggcggctgaggtcttgaagccaggaacaTACAAACTcgtggacgaaaagggggcggtcttcaccaacgcgtggaacatcgaacagctacgtcgcttctaccccTAGAGCTTCGTGACTTTACATTTTGATGCACATCTTGTACCATCAAGGCCCTATGAATGAATATGTGAATAAATGAAAGTACTTTTTCGAGTAATGCATGTTACTACCAGTTAAATCTCAATGTAATGAGGAAGTCTTGACCATGACCCATAATAATCAACACTCCCTCGGGAGCGAGCAGGGGGGAACCCCCCCATAGGCTCTTAAAAATTGAACGATTTTTTCAAAACCTCAACGTTACCTTTTCCCTTTCAAGCCCTAAGGAAACCCCACACAATCGAGTAatagaggcacctcgagccccataAGGGCCTAGGGATGTCGAGCCTAAGAACCCCTACACCtccgggctatggtaactctactcactcccttacACTCGAGGCAATCGAAGTCGTTCTAATGAAAGATCGACCGAGGAACACAAACTTAGGCAACAAGAAAATAAAGGAAACTCGAGCATAAAAGTAACAAGAATATATAGAAACCGTGAATCTTAGAGCCACTTGGGCCACAACGTTTATATGAGACAAGTgctaaatatatattacaaTGAGTCCAAATACCCAgattaggctcgcaggcctttaGTCttcacctccgccttctcccccATTTTTCCGTGCCCACATAGGTCTCAGGAGGGAGTACCTCTGGCTCGAATAGCTTCGCCAGCCTTTCACTAGGAACCTCTGTGTCGTCGATCaaagcatggagcctctcctcattctcatcgtcggtcttggagatgtcagtgacgaagccgtgggacaccaccaccatatcataggagaagcccgagcagacaaccgccatagcccgcttcaccccgatatgAAGTGTGTCCCGCACTCGGTCCCTTAGAATGGCACCCACATAGCATAACTAGTTGaacagggcgtcgcctcgagcagcCTCCCACGCCTCATTCGCAGGCTTGAGCTCCTAAGAGGTCGTGAGGTCGTTGATCGCCGTCCTCGGTCGACCAGTCacggcgacctccccctcgagctgagccttcgAAGACTGAGCGTTGACCTAGGCGGCCAACAGATCATCCGTAAGCCCTGTAGAAATTGAGATAAGGAGTCAGGCGACAGAAAAGTGGCATCACAAAAATAGATGAAACACAAGGGCATAGAAGACTTACCACGGACCTTCTCCTCAAGGGTAGTATTTTCACCGACCAAGTTGGTGTTGCACTTCTCAATCTCCTTATAGGAGCAGGCCAGCTCTGTCTCCTTGACCTGGAGGTCCTCGATCAGCTTACACGACTGCAGGATAGCGTCTTCTTTCTCTCGCTGCGCTTTCTTTAGACGATCGACGTCATTAGAAAGGCCACAAGAGCGGGCTCGCTCTGCCTCGAGGTCCTCACGGGCCTTCTTCTCAACCTCTTCTGTGGCACCTCGGGCGATTTCGCTCTTCAGAAGCGCCTCCTTTAGCCCGCCATAAGCGCTCTGGGCGGCGGCAAGGTCTGACTCGATGAGCCTCTTTCCTTTGTCCATCTCGACGGCCTCGTCCTTATACCGCGCAGCCTCCTCCAGGGCCTTGGCAGCCGCTTCCTCTGCCGTGATAGCCTGCTCCTTCGATTGGGCCGCTTCCTCCTTCGCCTTCTCCGCGGCCTCTCGAGTGACGTGGGCGTCTTCCTCCGCCCGGGTGACCTTACCGTTCATGCTAGACAAGGTCTTCCGAGTGTCGGTCAGAGCGGcctccttctctttcttctcctctagagccgtagAAAGTTCCTTGTAcgccttaaggagcttttctttcGACTCGAGGAGCTGATCCATGAGAAGAGGAATCTACTGCCAGCCAtcccttgttgcgtgaatgaaGCCCGACTTCAGCCGGGAAGTTTCTTTCATGTCCTGCAATAAAGCACGAGGTGATAAGCATGCTGGCCTAACGAGAAATTCAAAGTGACGAGAGTATAGGGATCCTTACAAAGAAGGTCTGTCCCAGGCCGTTGTTGACGATGTCGGACATGAGGCCCATgacatgcttcatccagagaCAAAGCTCTTTgaggtgctcccacttctccacCTCCATCCGATCATCCATCATGATATTGGGCTCGTCTAGAGACGTGGAGGCTCGAAGGCGGATCCTTCCTAGACCCCAGTGCTCAAGCTCTTCCTCCGTGCGTGCCTTGATGCCTCGGATAAGCTCCTGCACCGTCTCGAgcgagcccccatggcgcagaaACAGATCGATCAGAGAGGGGAATCGCCCATCATCTTCGACAGACTTCTAGATTCTAGTCTCATCAGCCTCACCCGCCACCAGAGGTCCCAGCCTCGTCTTCCCCGCCGACGCCAGAGGCTCCGGCCACCTCCTCCCATGGCCGTCGACCCTCAAAGAAGCCTGGGGCGATCCCCTCGATGCCATAGAGGGTGCCTTTGAGCTCGGAACCCGGATCCACCGGAGTGCACATGGCGAGCGCCAGCACCATGACTCTATCCTCCCGCCGTGGCTCAGCCGGGACAGTGGCAGGCCCCCCATGACGAAGCCACATGGGAGTTGCGAGGCCGTAAACCGGCAGCTCCTCCTCCCCCCTGTTTCGGGCCTTTGCCCTTTttcgagctgctgctgctgttgttgctgcgATAGCTGCCCCTGCAGTTCCTGTTGCTTGGGGAACTCCTCCAATTGCCGCTGCTACATTTGAAGCTCCTGCAGCTCTTGATGTCGGTGCTGCTCGAGCTGCCGCTGCTGCGCCTGCTGATCATGTGCCCCTTGCTGTTGCCGCTGCTGCTCCAGCAGAAGACGCTGCTCgccctcttcctcctctttcTTATTTTACtcttccctcctcttctgtCGCTCCTCCTcgttcttcctcttcttccatTCCTCAACGGAATGGAGCCCAATGGGCCATGGTGTCTGTCCCTCGACCTAAGGGCTCTCTACCCCCTTGTCCGAGACATGAGCATCTGTCGAGCGTGTTCCATCCTCGGACTCATCACTAATAGTGATGGGGTCGCCCACTCCCCCCAACTTgggtggctcgggggctccctcctgaccTTGGGGGCGAGGCGTCTCGCCCTGTCCGGGGGATAGTAAGACGCTTCCAGAACCATCACCCCTCTCCGACGGTCGAGGCGGGGtcttgtcaccgcccgcagacGGTCGTGGGTCAGGAGAGCCTGCATACGACCCAAAATGACACATTAGTCACAAGGAATCTCTGTACTAAGTAGAGCTAACCCCAAGACCACAAAAAGAGAAGCGAGCCACTTACCTAGAGCCTTGGAGCTCGCCCCCACCTTGAGCCTCTTagccatcgagggctgggcctgctccaACGGCCTCTTCAacctgagcaaggaagaaagggCCTAAGTTGGTGAGTGCCGCTGGACGAATAAGACAACAAAGATGAAATCATGGTATGAAGACCTTACCTCTATAGGAAGGACGACCATCCTACCGGTCCCACGGCCAGCAGGACTCGATCCGCCACATGTTGTGGCCCCTGACTTCTCCAGGACAGGCGCGGGCCTCGGCTCCACTCTCCCTGCATGACGATTGGCTAGACTGGCGCTACTCTGATGTCCTCCTCCCTGGCTCGAGGCCACCACAGTGGCGCGGCCTTGTGTCAGCGGCCCCGTCGTCGAGGTTTTGACCCTGCGGCCTGGGCCGGACACTGGAAGGGTTTGCGGCAGAGGAACGGCTCGACCCTAGGCAGGGGCAGGGGACGTGTCGGCGCATGGGTGGTAGGGCGACGCCTCCTTTTGGCGCCCATCGTGGGGCTCGCCTTGCGGCCCCTTGGAAGCCCACGCGCGCGATGTGGGAACGTTGGTTTGCGGCAGGCCTTGCAAGACTCAGTCGAGACGAGCCGCCATCTCCTcggaatcatcatcatcatcatcgtcgtcatcacCATCGCCTTCATTGGGGAACTCTTCCTCAGGTGCCCCATCACGCCTTTGTTTGGATCATCATTCCTCGAGCGCCTGACGCTCGAGGTTCttcctcttctccttcttcttctccacaTCCTTTATGGATTTATGCTTCTCTGTAGAGGCGCGCCTTTTCTCGCGCTTAGAGTCATCCTCCTTCACCGGAGGCCTAGAGGACTGGGCGTTGATCGTCCCCTGGCAAAATAGGCATAAGTCTCAGAAAGATTGGAAAGAAAACGATGGAACCAATAGCAAAGGTCGAGTAATGATAGCTCAAGGGGATTACCAGATCATAGTAGCCTTCCTCAGGCTTCACGGGGAAGCTGTTCACCTGCTCTGCCTGGAAATCGGCCGCGACAGCCGCCCTGACCCTGGCAGCAACCTCCTCGTCTGAAggcgcctcgttggacatctgacatgcctcgaggtcccacgacgaggcatgtaacaccccagtgttatggttgcatcctttcacatgcataacatgagcatcatcatctatataagcataccatgatcatcatttaccttgggtcatgtcattttatgcataaGTATggtttaacttgtttaattatgccttctatgcttatgtttgtgtgtgccatgctcttgtttgtgttctacgccttggtaaatagttcatctatgcttaactcaacatttggaacaatgttcatgttggtcacatctccaaattaTGTATCTAAGTCATACTTTCACTCATAGGCCCtataaacctcttttgcttggaCTTTTAAAAAGTGGTTCATAAATTGTttccatgtcaaaacttcctaaagcaaagttgtagcaaagtttatatggaacaaaagttgtttgatgtccatctcatgaaaatgatcacaacttgctcaaaaagtgcttgcaaggaagatttgggggctgttttgacacttagcaaaattttgctGTCCTGGCGCCACCAGTTTGCCTGATCGATTTTGGGAGCTTCATGTCTTTGCATCCAGGCCGAATTGGcctttgctccagttgacaaacttgtagaactcaatAAGTACTCCAAGAATGTCAagtacaccatctcctaattcaccATGTTTTTGGAGATAATCAACGCCAAAGTAGCTTTGTCAAACAAGCGATGCAAGCCCTGAATGGAcgccgtcgacgtggccgaccggcgtcaGCACTTCGacgacatttggcgcccgtacgccgtctctggccccgctcgtcagcattGAAGgcatgcatgacctccacggcatcGCTCTCGAGTGCTTGGACGCATCCAGTCTCTCCCTCTCGCCTCTCTCGCGCAGAAAACTCGGCCGCAGCGGAGGCGCCGtcacgagctcactccggcgagctcgagcTCGCTCCACACTGCATCGCTGGCCACCAAAGTCGCCCACAGCTCCACCGTGCTCTGCTCTCCAACTTCCACCCTCAATctcgccgtgaaaccctccggtgagccgacatttccactTCCCAAAATCGGGTCGCCGGAACAGTTTTctccggcgagcccaatgctGAGCTCCTCAGGGCCTCTCGTCCCCTCTGGTTGGTTTCTCGGGGTATCTTAGGACCTTAGCTAGCATCTGCGCCACTTGGGGGACACTACCGCGCTCACCATCGCCGGACaggacgcgcagcgccgccgtgtttccgccagaGCTCGGTCCTCTCGTGGCCAGCCCTCCCTGCACCGTTTCGAGCCAAGTCACCTACCTAGAAAGCTTCGTCGTGGttcactggtgctgtaggaaaccctaggacaCACTCTACCGGTCTGAGAGCTCCGGCGtatcgccgagcacctccgccgagctgccatggtcgacggcgagccccttccggtggctccgccgtgggaaaaagggggtcaatcggttcACAATTGActtgggatcacgttggtgtccTCGGTTTGgctggagacctcgccgtcgcggagaaatcgccggtgaaCGTCATCTTGgtcgagaggaagaagaacTTGACACGCGTGTCCCGCTGTCAGTGGCTCAACGgctccctcctctcttttatttaAATTCTAGATTTCTTacaatcttgcaaaaatcatatcttctgtttctgAGCTCCAAaagttgtgaaacaaattttgtaatgatccatgggatggctagtttttaatacaaATATAATATGCACCATATATTccgtgaaaaataattgttataaattaatcttgttaattatatgtaaattcatatctgttGATGTACTGCtccaattgctctgaaatttttatgctctGCTCTGGATAGTATTAGAATgctctgataaatatttcatgatttttggagtgctgtatctctgatatgtaatttatgttaataCTATGGCCTGATTTCATGTTTAAATCATATTAAATGTTATATGATTATGCTTGTGTTctcctttggtgtcaagctttttcatagtagtagtagtatgtaaataatctgaaatctgttgtttgacactatctaagccttgtttcttaatttatgaagtaAGCACTTTGTTACATATTAATTcattatcttaagtttggcatgtgcaattgccctgaaaattttatggtaatgtccaggtgccatgcttgtgcttctgtaatgtttgtagatttttctgaacaatcttgctggtatcttgtaattatgtccttttatggaattaaattaataaatgccttgttgttAAGTGTTTAGTAGTCaacatgtggttttcttgtaatCTTAggttatgcttgtgcttataggCCACTTGGTTGGTAttaaatatgtttttgctatgtcatcaaataattaattaaaggttatATAGCTGTTCTGGATAGTAATGGAGTAATCTGATTTTTGTTTAATGATAACCTTTTTTTCTGAAAGACTTGTCTATatcaaagatgttgtaaactttgtatgctaGCTGCAGTTTACATTTGGGATCGTTTGGttcagtagtttaaaagttatggctcttcCAAGTTGAGTTCCGgaactaggtgctctctgtaTTTCTGGAATAGAACCTGGATCTTTGTTTAATTGACCTATTTAActtgtgaatcttgctgtgatgtctaaagatgcaatgtaaacaatttcataagctttccagaatgtcctcattcatatTTGTTGGATCTATATATCTCTAGTTACAAACTGTTCTTTGAGCTGTTCTGTTAAATAAGTTGTTGCTGTTTAATAGTCTAAGTTGAGGGGTCTTGTTAGTTGAATTGGTACTCTTCTGTGAGCTTGTAATAGAAGCTTACtacgtaaatgagtgtccagtgaagatTGTAATCATGTTaccaagcattcatcatcatcttGTGTGCACACATTCCTTACTTAtcaagcatgcaataggtgcaccggaagtgGTAGCGTCATTCGAGCTCGAGAGGGTGAATCACGAAGGACCGGAGATCACTCAGGAGGCGGAGGTCCAGCTAGCAGGACAAGAGGAGGccgaagaggaggtcgagtgccctagTCACGAGCCCGCTACGttcatgaaaggcaagccccagagcatcttaagtcttccactttaatttcaaagcatacttgaatatgttatatctattgatgcattacgtataggagttgtgatgaagccTTTGCTGCATTATACCCTTTCCTTGTCTAGATATCTTATCATTACCtaattgtagagttaggatcgagtagcagcttagctatgctttaatcggtagaagttggGTGATACCCTGTCTCCTGCGCGAAATAGGGTTGTTGTTggatcacgattgactatatgtgctatcgtgggaaagaacctgatttaaaatgacttaagccgggcggggttttgcaaggtggtagtaactccgtctgtggcagctaaggtccaatcgttgtacgtcctcttgtcatgttgaacgcatgcctgacacttagttggccggataactcgttccgaccgcgaagcctagtagtatgactaaagtcggaagaccggcaagtataaagtgcgcactaccggattaagtgcggtgtgcggggggccattggcgtaagaccaaaggcaggtgatttAAAAGTCCTGATCTTCCTAGTAGAGtggcagccctgggagtgcggcgctggtCGAAGCCGCGATTCTTGAgtcataccaaaggtgacccgcttgctctccgacacgggatgcttgggtgagttctaggaataaccctccagctggataggaattgattcgaatcgtcgtctctcccggatagtgagaacttgacagagcagtggcaaacgtagcattcactaagtactaATGGTTCttaatgatgatgttgaggatagcaagaaggaacatatgatgaaacttgatatggttattattgtttgctaataatcaagtgaagtgcttagtataattgctaatctagtggtaggctaatgataatcAATATGATACTTTTACGAATGGTTTACTATCCAatctaagcttttggcaaatgtttgagtcaagccagctacactctatactcagccttgcatgatccttggtgtcttttatgtttggttagatgggtaagtctagctgattacatcctcgtactcagggttgattcccgcctgttgcagatgatggcttttatgatggcttctgaaAGATCTGTATCTACCCcgttggggatgaggactaaactgttgggcgcggttctctaacaacttcataccctgatgcttttggtggatgagatgagactctaccagtaacaagaacttattaaatgtgtgtgtgaaaactatgttgcttctgctacttcgaacttgtgttgtaataactaagtactccgatgtggtgccgctttatcggcaatgaatgaactatgtaacaatcgttgtattgtgttgaactattatgatcttggtatgttgcaaagttggtttgaagtccttcatgatttcggttgactaccgggattatatgggctcaagttttgaAACATGATTGCTAgtttgatcgtttctacacttgaactcttataatttggtcggttctgtgacaactggtatcaaagctagtTCAGTAttaaaatgcagcgtttgtgtatttaaaaacaaaagagtttttaaatattgtgaaaatcaataccaaaattatgccagtggtcgaatcctccgtgcccatataaggactctaggtggctatttaagtactgacttggagggttttaattatgcatttccggcagtactcaggtatggatgtttgatgaccgcactatgctaccatgtggtctaatggtagaggtagccttcatatgtgaagtagccacatatgtcgctagatttaaattatgcaacgtcgcacctacgcttaggtaagtgtgagctgtgagagcatgatcgtccaaacgacggtctaggggagtgttcgaggtggttttctggagtggttgcatgtcaaaccatggaaccacgaaagaaacttaattggggagtatttaatttctcgggtagatgtggtgtcattgtttgtgcatgtcggGGTATGTGTAAGCAatatgcacttagtttactgctttcttgagtgagatattgggaattgttgggctgcaatgaagttttctgcagttaCTCTAACAGTGCGCGtataaatcgatagttaccgtatcgagagacgaatgtatgccaccgtatatccgttagaatattaatcttctaagtttgtgaggacgtacggtttgtGCATGCATCATACTGCATTcgtacatacattctgtctactccttcccttacaatatcgttccttttaatttaataaatgttgcttaaataaCCCTCTCTCACCCAcagttattcctttccacagatggaagtAACGCCTCACCTCTCCCAAGCAACACCTttctgagcgagtttggcactcctactctactttggagggtgctgcagtcaatggggtatactgagccacctcaataCTCCTGGTGGGAGGTGGACATGACAGGAGACTTGCAGTGGttcgctgtgcagggagttgtcccaccgcacgggggcaggcctgcatggacagggtggacctACAACTCTGATTGGCAGACtccatgggaagcagctcaggttgcagcccatgctatgctgctcaatatctgtcagaggttttgcgatgagctgacgggagggCCAGCGCCCTCAATTCCCCATGCTGATCTAGCAGTGGGAGAGTGGAAGCAGGCTCATGGTTGTGCGTTGGTCTGAGGTagaggagagcgagctgagagctctagtcttgctatgagtgctatgatggttgtGCTCAAGTTGTTCAGTCAGcgggaggacacctatgcacaggtgattgtGGCTGTTCGccgggctcaggagatgcaatagAAGGctaaaaagcgtgctcgcaagtttcgcaagcaagctagactcctggagcaagcccaaaaggaccgcaatgactgggaagacattgcgaaGTATTGTAGGCagtagtgggtgaaggccactagggagagagatcataagcaggtacAGATGAGTCAGTTTGCTAGGGAGACGGAGACCGTGAAGGAGCGCTTGTTGCAGATCACTcttgagagggatactgcactccgcgtgtca from Sorghum bicolor cultivar BTx623 chromosome 3, Sorghum_bicolor_NCBIv3, whole genome shotgun sequence encodes the following:
- the LOC110433674 gene encoding uncharacterized protein LOC110433674, producing the protein MDQLLESKEKLLKAYKELSTALEEKKEKEAALTDTRKTLSSMNGKVTRAEEDAHVTREAAEKAKEEAAQSKEQAITAEEAAAKALEEAARYKDEAVEMDKGKRLIESDLAAAQSAYGGLKEALLKSEIARGATEEVEKKAREDLEAERARSCGLSNDVDRLKKAQREKEDAILQSCKLIEDLQVKETELACSYKEIEKCNTNLVGENTTLEEKVRGLTDDLLAA